A single region of the Arthrobacter sp. zg-Y820 genome encodes:
- a CDS encoding AlkA N-terminal domain-containing protein: MRPKRSGPDSFGGPACTPGDPLFAQRYRAIDARDTRFDGQFFTAVSSTGIYCRPSCPARTPKPKNVTFYLTSAAAHGAGFRACKRCLPDAAPGSPEWNLRRDAAGRAMRLITDGVVDREGVPGLAARLGCTPRHIHRLLVAELGAGPLALARAGRAQTARSLLVDSELPMSQVAFAAGFGSVRQFNETVQNVFAARPGELRTRFRRSRRTAPGTRQAPGTQQAPGTRPEPDAGPRERVHLDLDLPVRQPFDAPGIFRFLAVRAVQGVETADLTDPRQLRYARTLALPQGPGAIDLIAIKTSAAGWRLRVRLELTSPADVVPAVARVRRLLDLDADPAAVDAALAGDPALAALVASTPGIRVPGAVDPQELVVRALVGQQISVAAARTHLSRLAALAGSPYSSAIPDLIRLFPAPAEIAAAVPEPVPGADLDPDRPLRLPGRAVRAVLAAASALAAGELDVQVGADPEVLRAQLVSRPGIGPWTAAYIAMRVLGDPDAWLVGDVALIAGAKATGLLDAGGSKAAAHRALAARAADWAPWRSYAAMHLWQAAAGRASRSPGEAP; the protein is encoded by the coding sequence TTGAGGCCGAAGCGTTCCGGACCAGACTCGTTCGGCGGACCAGCATGCACCCCGGGCGATCCGCTCTTCGCCCAGCGTTACCGCGCCATCGATGCGCGCGATACCCGCTTCGACGGCCAGTTCTTCACCGCCGTGTCCTCCACGGGCATCTATTGCAGGCCCTCGTGCCCGGCGCGCACTCCGAAACCGAAAAACGTCACGTTCTATCTGACCTCCGCGGCGGCGCACGGGGCCGGGTTCCGGGCCTGCAAGCGGTGCCTGCCGGACGCGGCTCCGGGTTCTCCGGAGTGGAACCTCCGACGCGACGCGGCCGGCAGGGCCATGCGTCTGATAACAGACGGCGTCGTGGACCGGGAAGGTGTTCCCGGTTTGGCTGCACGCCTTGGCTGCACACCCCGGCACATCCACCGGCTGTTGGTGGCGGAGCTTGGTGCCGGACCGCTGGCGCTGGCCCGTGCAGGGCGGGCCCAAACAGCCCGATCGCTGCTGGTGGACAGCGAACTGCCGATGTCACAGGTGGCGTTCGCAGCGGGCTTCGGTTCGGTGCGGCAGTTTAATGAGACCGTGCAGAACGTGTTTGCTGCACGGCCGGGTGAGCTGCGCACCCGGTTCCGCCGTTCCCGCAGAACGGCGCCGGGCACCCGGCAGGCGCCGGGCACCCAGCAGGCGCCGGGCACCCGGCCGGAGCCGGACGCCGGCCCTCGTGAACGTGTGCACCTCGACCTGGATCTGCCGGTGCGCCAGCCGTTTGACGCGCCGGGGATTTTCCGGTTCCTTGCGGTGCGCGCGGTTCAGGGGGTGGAGACGGCCGACCTCACGGACCCCAGGCAGTTGCGGTATGCCCGGACACTCGCGCTTCCGCAGGGCCCCGGAGCCATTGACCTCATCGCAATAAAGACATCCGCTGCCGGCTGGAGGCTGCGGGTGCGCCTGGAGCTCACATCGCCCGCCGACGTCGTACCCGCGGTGGCCCGGGTGCGCCGTTTGCTGGACCTCGACGCAGACCCGGCCGCCGTCGACGCCGCACTGGCGGGGGACCCCGCGCTTGCCGCGCTGGTTGCCAGCACCCCGGGCATCAGAGTCCCCGGGGCTGTGGATCCGCAGGAGCTCGTCGTGCGGGCGCTCGTCGGCCAGCAAATCTCGGTGGCCGCCGCCCGCACCCACCTCAGCCGGCTTGCGGCATTGGCCGGGTCGCCCTACAGCTCTGCGATTCCGGACCTGATCCGGCTGTTCCCCGCGCCGGCGGAAATTGCGGCAGCGGTGCCCGAGCCTGTTCCCGGAGCGGACCTTGACCCGGACCGTCCGCTGCGGCTTCCCGGGCGGGCCGTTCGCGCCGTCCTCGCAGCGGCGAGTGCCCTGGCCGCCGGAGAGCTGGACGTGCAGGTGGGGGCCGATCCGGAAGTTCTGCGTGCCCAACTGGTGTCCCGTCCGGGAATCGGCCCCTGGACTGCCGCCTACATCGCCATGCGGGTACTCGGAGATCCCGACGCGTGGCTGGTGGGGGACGTTGCTCTCATCGCCGGTGCGAAAGCCACCGGCCTGCTCGATGCGGGCGGATCGAAGGCAGCGGCCCACCGCGCGCTGGCCGCCCGTGCCGCGGACTGGGCTCCGTGGCGTTCCTATGCGGCGATGCACCTGTGGCAGGCAGCCGCTGGCAGGGCCAGCCGGTCGCCGGGGGAGGCGCCGTGA
- a CDS encoding L-rhamnose mutarotase produces MQRVCFTLQVRPECMDEYRKRHSEVWPEMQQALRETGWHNYSLFLKPDGMLIGYLETEDFAAAQAAMDKREINATWQASMGDLFAPLDGRRPDEAMVAIPEVFHLD; encoded by the coding sequence ATGCAGCGGGTTTGCTTTACACTTCAGGTCCGTCCCGAATGCATGGACGAGTACCGGAAGCGGCACTCCGAGGTCTGGCCCGAGATGCAACAGGCACTGCGGGAAACCGGCTGGCACAACTACAGCCTCTTCCTGAAGCCGGACGGCATGCTGATCGGCTACTTGGAAACCGAGGACTTTGCCGCCGCCCAAGCCGCCATGGACAAGCGCGAGATCAACGCAACTTGGCAGGCCTCCATGGGAGACCTGTTTGCACCCCTGGACGGCCGGCGTCCCGATGAGGCAATGGTCGCCATCCCCGAGGTTTTCCACCTCGACTAA
- a CDS encoding HNH endonuclease signature motif containing protein, which translates to MSQAGDLCTRNTATLQALESGHISYGHAETLVEQCAGVVPAELPGFEAELLGMAAGQTRTQFRVKAQRLREQYYPETIVQRQLTAFEQRTVWVRPEPDGMSWLSALLPAEKAQAIFTQLSVAARGEQAAGDPRSVDQLRTDILTDLLGGHDHECGNDCNSGGGRGKGSKGGRGRKGGDSGGTGAGAGAKRGKGRRKGSGSGNKASSQGEGSGSDTGSDTDTGAGSGKGSGSCRIGHGPRARTEILVLINAETLFGADDQPAELNGYGPISPVTARGMAREAAKWTPVERDPDTEEILRVGKRRKVPDGLKRVLRVRDGTCRFPGCRTNAVISEIDHTKPWAQGGPTDHDNLEHLCRRHHMFKTEGFWKARQPSPGVIEWTSPGGRRYRTEPDLTLASTTTGDDSLRPQDEQINSTVNPDDKAPSIPDDPDDYGDNPPPF; encoded by the coding sequence ATGAGTCAGGCCGGTGATCTCTGCACCAGGAACACGGCCACACTGCAGGCGTTGGAGTCCGGGCACATCAGTTACGGGCACGCGGAGACCTTGGTGGAGCAGTGTGCGGGCGTGGTACCGGCGGAGCTGCCCGGGTTCGAAGCCGAGCTGCTGGGGATGGCTGCGGGCCAGACCAGAACCCAGTTCCGGGTGAAGGCGCAGCGGCTGCGGGAGCAGTACTATCCGGAAACCATCGTTCAGCGGCAGTTGACGGCGTTTGAGCAGCGGACGGTGTGGGTGCGTCCGGAGCCGGACGGGATGTCCTGGCTCTCTGCGTTACTGCCGGCCGAGAAAGCCCAAGCGATTTTTACTCAGCTTAGTGTTGCGGCCCGGGGTGAGCAGGCCGCCGGGGATCCCCGGTCGGTGGATCAGTTGCGCACGGACATTCTCACGGACTTACTCGGCGGCCACGACCATGAATGCGGGAACGACTGCAACAGTGGTGGCGGCCGTGGCAAAGGCAGCAAAGGCGGCCGTGGCCGGAAGGGCGGAGACAGCGGCGGCACTGGCGCAGGCGCGGGAGCAAAGAGGGGCAAGGGCCGTCGCAAGGGTTCCGGCTCCGGCAACAAGGCCAGCAGCCAAGGTGAGGGTTCCGGCTCTGACACCGGATCCGATACCGATACCGGGGCCGGATCCGGGAAGGGGTCCGGGTCCTGCCGTATTGGCCATGGTCCCCGGGCTCGGACGGAGATTCTGGTGCTGATCAACGCCGAAACCCTCTTCGGAGCCGATGACCAGCCGGCGGAACTGAACGGATACGGACCGATCAGTCCCGTAACGGCCCGGGGGATGGCTCGGGAAGCGGCGAAATGGACACCGGTGGAACGCGACCCGGACACCGAAGAGATCCTGCGGGTCGGAAAACGACGGAAGGTCCCCGACGGATTGAAGCGGGTTCTGCGGGTGCGGGACGGAACGTGCCGCTTCCCGGGGTGCCGGACCAATGCGGTGATTTCCGAGATCGACCACACCAAACCGTGGGCGCAGGGCGGGCCGACGGATCATGACAATCTGGAGCATTTGTGCCGGCGGCATCACATGTTCAAAACCGAAGGGTTCTGGAAAGCCCGGCAACCCAGCCCCGGGGTGATTGAGTGGACCTCACCCGGTGGCCGAAGGTACCGGACCGAACCGGACCTCACCCTGGCATCGACAACTACAGGCGACGACAGCTTGCGGCCTCAGGACGAGCAGATCAACAGTACGGTGAATCCGGACGACAAAGCTCCGTCCATCCCAGACGATCCGGATGACTACGGAGACAACCCGCCACCCTTCTAG
- a CDS encoding enoyl-CoA hydratase/isomerase family protein, which translates to MTETPVPAQTPVPTEIAEPEVRIERSGHLGRIILNRPRAINALTATMVSLIRSALDEWEHDDGVATVLLSGAGERGLCAGGDIVAIYRDAGNGGAESARFWAEEYELNARISNYPKPYVALMDGIVLGGGVGVSAHGRYRVVTERTKVGMPETGIGFVPDVGGTYLLSRAPGELGTHAALTAATMTGPDALLLGLADIYMDSSRLEDLTAALAEKPAEEVLQDFAQQAPEAPLAAEQQWIDACYGHDDVETIVDALLRSEDEAANRAAAVVLAKSPSALKVTLQSLRRARELPDLATVLEQEYRVSLHALAAPDFAEGVRAQVIDKDREPRWQPATLQEVRQADVDAYFEPLAGQGSLFTASSEQK; encoded by the coding sequence ATGACCGAAACCCCCGTACCTGCCCAAACCCCCGTACCCACTGAAATTGCCGAGCCGGAGGTCCGCATCGAACGCAGCGGACACCTGGGCCGGATTATCCTGAACCGGCCCCGGGCCATCAACGCGCTGACCGCCACCATGGTCTCCCTGATCCGCAGCGCCCTGGACGAGTGGGAGCACGACGACGGCGTGGCCACCGTCCTGCTGTCCGGCGCGGGGGAGCGCGGGCTGTGTGCCGGGGGAGACATCGTGGCCATCTACCGGGACGCGGGCAACGGCGGAGCGGAATCGGCCCGGTTCTGGGCCGAGGAGTACGAACTCAACGCGCGGATCAGCAACTATCCCAAACCCTATGTGGCGCTGATGGACGGGATCGTCCTGGGCGGCGGCGTCGGCGTCTCCGCCCACGGCCGTTACCGGGTGGTCACCGAGCGCACCAAGGTGGGCATGCCCGAAACGGGCATCGGCTTTGTTCCCGACGTCGGCGGCACCTATCTGCTGTCCCGTGCGCCCGGTGAGCTGGGCACTCATGCAGCCCTCACCGCAGCGACCATGACCGGCCCGGATGCCCTGCTCCTGGGGCTGGCCGACATCTACATGGACAGCAGCCGGCTGGAGGACCTGACGGCCGCGCTCGCGGAAAAGCCGGCCGAGGAGGTCCTGCAGGATTTCGCACAGCAGGCACCGGAAGCACCGCTCGCCGCCGAGCAGCAGTGGATAGACGCCTGCTACGGGCACGACGACGTCGAGACCATCGTGGATGCCCTGCTCCGTTCGGAGGATGAGGCCGCGAACCGTGCCGCCGCCGTCGTCCTCGCCAAGTCCCCGTCCGCGCTGAAGGTGACGCTGCAGTCGCTGCGCCGGGCACGGGAGCTTCCCGACCTGGCCACCGTACTGGAGCAGGAGTACCGGGTGTCCCTTCATGCGCTTGCCGCGCCTGACTTCGCCGAGGGCGTCCGCGCGCAGGTCATTGACAAGGACCGCGAGCCGCGCTGGCAGCCCGCCACTCTGCAGGAGGTTCGGCAGGCCGACGTGGATGCCTACTTTGAGCCGCTGGCCGGCCAGGGGAGCCTCTTCACTGCCAGTTCGGAGCAGAAATGA
- a CDS encoding SGNH/GDSL hydrolase family protein, whose translation MADAARLFDGHRIVFAGDSVTDCDRLAGVGGGLGDGYVRLLAESASLAGAAVVNRGVGGDRIEDLARRWDAEVLAETPQVVSVMIGINDTWRRYDAGQKTDEATFLARYRALLERLAPDAVVVLMEPFLLPVTAEQQTWRQDLDPKIAAVRRLAKEFGAVLVRTDEVLNSLVAAGAAPESLADDGVHPTAQGHAAIAEAWLDAVCVKL comes from the coding sequence ATGGCAGACGCAGCACGGCTATTTGACGGGCACCGCATCGTGTTCGCAGGCGACAGCGTCACCGACTGCGACCGGCTGGCTGGTGTCGGCGGAGGACTGGGTGACGGCTATGTCCGCCTGCTGGCCGAGAGTGCCTCCCTGGCCGGAGCCGCCGTCGTCAACCGGGGTGTCGGAGGAGACCGCATCGAGGATCTCGCCCGGCGCTGGGATGCCGAGGTACTGGCTGAAACTCCGCAGGTGGTGTCGGTCATGATCGGCATTAACGACACCTGGCGCCGCTACGATGCCGGCCAGAAGACAGATGAGGCGACTTTCCTGGCCAGGTACCGGGCTTTGCTGGAGCGGCTGGCGCCTGACGCCGTCGTCGTCCTCATGGAGCCGTTCCTGCTGCCGGTGACTGCTGAGCAGCAGACCTGGCGGCAGGATCTGGATCCCAAGATCGCGGCCGTCCGGCGTCTGGCCAAGGAGTTCGGGGCCGTCCTCGTCCGGACGGACGAGGTCCTGAACTCGCTTGTTGCAGCGGGTGCCGCACCCGAATCCCTGGCCGACGACGGCGTCCATCCCACGGCACAGGGCCATGCGGCCATCGCTGAAGCATGGCTGGATGCGGTGTGCGTCAAACTCTAG
- a CDS encoding MFS transporter: MDRTTTAGLPPAVDHSAHPHRWMLLAVLALAQLMVVLDGTIVNIALPDAQRELGMSDGDRTWVVTIYALAFGSLLLLGGRIADYWGRKRTFMVGMLGFAVASALGGFAESTEVLLAARGLQGAFAALLAPASLAILTITFPSGKDRIKAFAVYGAIGGGGAAIGLLLGGVLTQYASWNWCLLVNVPIAVVAIAAGLPLIRESKAHGNTRYDLPGAILVVAGLASLVYGFAQAEEGWARLETIGFLVAGVVILALFVFVESKVANPLLPLRVLTNRVRGGAFLVSTLTGAALLGGILFLVFYFQIVLGYSPLKSGLASLPMTLAITAGAGVLSKFLPRTGVRLPMTLGPVVGAVGLFWLSFITVEGNYALEVLPGLVLLGFGLAMIFVPLQNVALAGIDEHDAGVASAAVSATQQIGGSIGTALFTAIYTAAVSDYLSNSAERLPVTQLEALVSGYSSAFIWAGAAILLAAPISYFMIRLSKKDLMDVPAVPHVG; encoded by the coding sequence ATGGACCGCACGACCACCGCCGGACTGCCTCCGGCCGTTGACCACTCCGCCCATCCGCACCGATGGATGCTTCTTGCCGTCCTGGCGCTGGCCCAGTTGATGGTGGTCCTGGACGGGACCATCGTCAACATCGCCCTGCCGGATGCCCAGCGCGAGCTTGGCATGTCCGACGGTGACCGCACCTGGGTGGTCACCATTTACGCCCTGGCCTTCGGTTCGCTTCTGCTGCTTGGTGGCCGCATCGCCGACTACTGGGGCCGCAAGCGCACCTTCATGGTGGGCATGCTCGGCTTTGCCGTCGCCTCCGCGTTGGGTGGCTTTGCTGAAAGCACCGAAGTCCTCCTGGCCGCCCGCGGCCTGCAGGGCGCCTTCGCTGCGCTTCTGGCTCCGGCCTCCCTGGCCATCCTCACCATCACCTTCCCCTCGGGCAAGGACCGCATCAAGGCGTTTGCCGTCTACGGTGCGATCGGCGGCGGTGGCGCCGCAATCGGCCTGCTGCTCGGCGGCGTCCTGACGCAGTACGCGTCCTGGAACTGGTGCCTGCTCGTGAACGTGCCGATCGCCGTCGTCGCCATTGCCGCCGGCCTGCCGCTGATCCGCGAGAGCAAGGCCCACGGCAATACGCGCTACGACCTGCCCGGTGCCATTCTCGTGGTCGCCGGCCTGGCTTCGCTTGTGTACGGATTCGCCCAGGCTGAAGAAGGCTGGGCCCGCCTGGAGACCATCGGTTTCCTCGTCGCCGGCGTCGTCATCCTCGCCCTCTTTGTGTTCGTGGAATCCAAGGTGGCCAATCCGCTGCTGCCCCTGCGCGTCCTCACCAACCGGGTCCGCGGCGGAGCGTTCCTGGTCTCGACCCTGACCGGCGCCGCGCTGCTGGGCGGCATCCTGTTCCTGGTCTTCTACTTCCAGATTGTCCTGGGCTACTCGCCGCTGAAGTCCGGCCTGGCATCGCTGCCCATGACGCTGGCCATCACGGCCGGCGCCGGCGTGCTGTCCAAGTTCCTGCCCCGCACCGGCGTTCGCCTGCCCATGACGCTGGGTCCGGTGGTCGGCGCCGTCGGCCTCTTCTGGCTGTCCTTCATTACGGTTGAAGGCAACTACGCCCTGGAGGTCCTGCCGGGACTGGTTCTCCTGGGCTTCGGACTCGCGATGATCTTTGTTCCGCTGCAGAACGTTGCGCTGGCGGGCATTGACGAGCACGACGCCGGCGTTGCCAGTGCCGCTGTCTCCGCCACTCAGCAGATCGGCGGTTCCATTGGTACCGCGCTCTTCACTGCGATCTACACCGCTGCTGTTTCGGACTACCTCAGCAACAGCGCCGAACGCCTGCCCGTCACACAGCTGGAAGCCCTGGTCAGCGGCTACTCGTCGGCCTTCATCTGGGCCGGTGCAGCCATCCTTCTGGCCGCTCCGATCAGCTACTTCATGATCCGGCTGTCCAAGAAGGACCTCATGGACGTTCCGGCCGTTCCGCACGTCGGCTAG
- a CDS encoding SDR family oxidoreductase → MNIAFPLAGRTAVITGVSRRQGIGFAVASRLAQMGANLFLAHYSPHDVEQPWGADPIADVVGALRSQLTDGARLAHESIDLAEADGAGQLIEKAVSELGHLDILICNHARSGSDGPLEEMTAEKLDGHWQVNARSTLLATRAFAEQHDGRIGGRVIWMTSGQVNGGVMENEIAYATSKAALAGITPSVAADLVRRGIILNTVNPGPVNTGYLDIDTADRPPEVLQEVLSRFPGGRFGEPDDPARLIAWLVSDEGRWMIGQVLSTDGGFR, encoded by the coding sequence ATGAACATCGCGTTTCCGTTGGCCGGACGGACCGCCGTCATCACGGGCGTTAGCCGCCGGCAGGGCATCGGCTTTGCCGTCGCCTCCCGACTGGCACAGATGGGTGCAAACCTGTTCCTGGCACACTATTCCCCGCACGATGTTGAGCAGCCCTGGGGTGCCGACCCGATTGCCGACGTCGTCGGCGCCCTGCGGTCCCAGCTGACGGACGGTGCGCGGCTGGCTCACGAGAGCATCGATTTGGCGGAGGCCGACGGCGCCGGGCAGCTGATCGAAAAGGCTGTGTCCGAGCTGGGGCATCTGGACATTCTGATCTGCAACCATGCCCGCAGCGGCAGCGATGGACCGCTGGAGGAAATGACCGCGGAGAAGCTGGATGGCCATTGGCAGGTCAATGCCCGCTCAACGCTCCTGGCCACGCGCGCTTTCGCCGAGCAGCACGACGGACGGATCGGCGGCCGAGTCATCTGGATGACCTCCGGGCAGGTCAACGGCGGGGTGATGGAAAACGAAATTGCCTATGCCACGTCGAAGGCCGCCCTTGCCGGGATCACGCCGTCAGTGGCAGCGGATCTTGTCCGCCGCGGCATCATCCTGAATACCGTGAACCCGGGTCCGGTGAATACCGGCTATCTGGACATTGATACTGCCGACCGTCCGCCTGAAGTTCTACAAGAGGTGCTTTCCCGCTTTCCGGGCGGCCGATTCGGAGAGCCCGATGATCCTGCCCGCCTGATCGCCTGGCTCGTCAGCGACGAGGGCCGCTGGATGATCGGACAGGTGCTGAGCACCGATGGCGGGTTCCGCTGA
- a CDS encoding TetR family transcriptional regulator produces the protein MRTDGEATRARILAAARTEFARYGLAGARVDRIAAEARASKERLYAYFGDKRSLFTAVLEVNMQETTERIPRDAHDLPGFVSAMFDHATENPDHLRMLDWARLENEPGLAPQTPCGRPGPTTEDIVSAQEQGIIDPGWDPDDLVVLLLSLATAWAQSPQSLFTGEPEEASGSPRRRDAAVAAACRILKPKPHAG, from the coding sequence ATGAGAACCGACGGCGAAGCTACCCGGGCCCGAATCCTTGCGGCAGCACGAACAGAGTTTGCCCGCTACGGATTGGCCGGTGCCCGCGTGGACCGGATTGCCGCTGAGGCCCGGGCGAGCAAGGAGCGCCTCTACGCCTATTTCGGTGACAAGCGCTCACTCTTCACCGCGGTGCTGGAGGTCAACATGCAGGAGACGACGGAACGGATTCCCCGTGACGCCCACGACCTGCCCGGCTTTGTCAGCGCCATGTTTGACCACGCGACGGAGAACCCCGACCACCTGCGCATGCTTGACTGGGCGCGATTGGAAAACGAACCCGGGCTGGCTCCCCAAACCCCCTGCGGCCGTCCCGGACCGACCACTGAGGACATCGTCAGTGCCCAGGAGCAGGGAATCATCGACCCGGGCTGGGATCCGGATGACCTGGTCGTCCTGCTCCTGTCGCTCGCGACAGCCTGGGCGCAGTCACCCCAGTCATTGTTCACCGGCGAGCCGGAGGAGGCTTCCGGCTCCCCGCGCCGGCGCGACGCAGCCGTTGCGGCTGCCTGCAGGATCCTGAAACCGAAACCGCACGCCGGATAA
- a CDS encoding sulfurtransferase TusA family protein, with product MAQVTLETNGQVCPFPLVEAKDAMTTLATGDELVIHFDCTQATDAIPRWAAESGYPVTDFSKIGPAEWSITVQKA from the coding sequence ATGGCACAAGTAACCCTCGAAACCAACGGTCAGGTCTGCCCCTTTCCCCTGGTCGAAGCCAAGGACGCAATGACCACCCTGGCCACCGGCGATGAGCTGGTCATCCACTTTGACTGCACGCAGGCCACTGACGCCATCCCGCGCTGGGCAGCCGAAAGCGGCTACCCGGTCACCGACTTCTCCAAGATCGGCCCGGCGGAGTGGTCCATCACGGTGCAGAAGGCCTAA
- a CDS encoding YeeE/YedE family protein, with protein MLISGLFIGIALGFVMQRGRFCVTGAFRDIWVTRNTRWLTAFMVVVAVQSIGVFALDAAGVISLDSGPFPWLATIVGGFIFGYAIVLAGGCATGTYYRAGEGLVGSWLALITYALFAAVMKTGPLAGFTTSMRSVTVEQSNFYSVLNVSPWVLVALLTGAVALAVRHHLKKPKFKMATPPASKSGLAHLLFEKPWNAFATALVIGLIAIAAWPLSWATGREAGLGITTPSSNLVNYLVTGDPELVDWGVFLVLGILVGSFIAAKGSGEFRIRVPDANTVLKSLGGGAMMGVGAALAGGCTIGNAMVETAQFSFQGWTALVCMILGTGLAARLTIMKRRPAANRTPSPVPTTVSS; from the coding sequence ATGCTTATTTCCGGCCTGTTCATCGGCATTGCCCTGGGCTTTGTGATGCAGCGCGGACGCTTTTGCGTCACCGGCGCCTTCCGCGACATCTGGGTCACGCGCAACACCCGCTGGCTGACCGCCTTCATGGTGGTCGTTGCAGTGCAGAGCATCGGCGTGTTCGCCCTCGATGCCGCCGGCGTCATCTCACTGGATTCCGGGCCCTTCCCGTGGCTTGCCACCATTGTGGGCGGCTTCATCTTCGGTTACGCCATCGTGCTGGCCGGCGGCTGCGCAACGGGTACGTATTACCGTGCCGGCGAAGGCCTGGTGGGCAGCTGGCTGGCCCTGATCACGTATGCCCTGTTTGCCGCCGTGATGAAGACGGGCCCGCTGGCAGGATTCACGACCTCGATGCGGTCGGTCACCGTGGAGCAGAGCAACTTCTATTCCGTGCTGAATGTCTCCCCCTGGGTCTTGGTGGCCCTTCTCACGGGCGCCGTCGCCCTGGCCGTCCGCCATCACTTGAAAAAGCCGAAGTTCAAGATGGCAACCCCTCCGGCGTCGAAGAGCGGTCTGGCACACCTGCTGTTCGAGAAGCCGTGGAATGCCTTCGCCACGGCACTGGTCATCGGGCTGATCGCGATCGCCGCCTGGCCGCTGAGCTGGGCCACCGGCCGCGAAGCAGGCCTGGGCATCACCACCCCGTCCTCGAACCTGGTCAATTACCTCGTGACCGGCGACCCCGAACTGGTGGACTGGGGCGTCTTCCTGGTTCTCGGAATCCTGGTGGGCTCCTTCATCGCGGCCAAGGGCAGCGGTGAATTCCGGATCCGCGTTCCGGACGCCAACACCGTGCTCAAGAGCCTGGGCGGCGGCGCAATGATGGGTGTCGGCGCTGCACTGGCCGGCGGCTGCACCATCGGCAACGCGATGGTCGAGACCGCACAGTTCAGCTTCCAGGGCTGGACGGCCCTGGTCTGCATGATCCTGGGCACCGGCCTCGCTGCACGGCTCACCATCATGAAGCGCCGGCCGGCGGCCAATCGAACACCTTCTCCCGTTCCAACCACCGTTTCCTCCTGA
- a CDS encoding acyl-CoA dehydrogenase family protein, with amino-acid sequence MFELTADQQAIRDMVRNFAADALAPNAAKWDETKHFPVDVLAQAGELGMGGIYASEEHGGSGLSRTDAVVIFEELSKADPSIAAYISIHNMVAWMIDTFGNDEQRARWVPELASMQALGSYCLTEPGAGSDAAALTTRAERDGDHYVLNGVKQFISGAGASSYYIVMARTSGTGPRGISAIVVPADTPGLSFGPAERKMGWNAQPTGQVIFTDLRVPVANRLGEEGAGFGIAMKGLNGGRLNMGACSLGGAQTALDKTVAYLKERSAFGKPLIEQSSLLFRLADMEMKLQTARTMLWRAADALDRGAPDVVTLCAIAKRVATDNAFAVANDALQLHGGYGYLSEYGLEKIVRDLRVHQILEGSNEIMQLIVGRTLAEA; translated from the coding sequence ATGTTCGAACTCACAGCGGATCAACAGGCAATCAGGGACATGGTGCGGAATTTTGCCGCGGATGCCCTCGCCCCCAACGCCGCCAAATGGGATGAGACCAAGCACTTTCCCGTCGACGTCCTTGCCCAGGCCGGAGAGCTCGGCATGGGTGGAATTTATGCCTCCGAGGAGCACGGCGGATCGGGTCTTTCGCGGACCGATGCGGTGGTGATTTTCGAGGAGCTTTCCAAAGCTGATCCCTCCATTGCCGCCTACATCTCCATCCACAACATGGTGGCCTGGATGATCGACACCTTTGGCAACGATGAACAGCGCGCCCGCTGGGTTCCGGAGCTCGCGTCCATGCAGGCGCTGGGCAGCTACTGCCTGACGGAACCGGGGGCGGGCTCCGATGCAGCGGCCCTGACCACCCGGGCGGAACGCGACGGCGACCACTACGTGCTCAACGGCGTCAAACAGTTCATCTCGGGAGCCGGTGCCTCCAGCTACTACATCGTAATGGCGCGCACCAGCGGCACCGGCCCGCGCGGCATCAGCGCCATAGTTGTTCCGGCCGACACCCCGGGCCTGTCCTTCGGCCCCGCGGAACGCAAAATGGGCTGGAACGCGCAACCCACCGGCCAGGTGATCTTCACCGACCTGCGGGTTCCCGTGGCCAACCGGCTGGGCGAGGAGGGAGCCGGGTTTGGCATCGCGATGAAGGGACTGAACGGCGGGCGCCTGAACATGGGGGCCTGCTCCCTGGGCGGGGCGCAGACAGCCCTGGACAAGACCGTGGCGTACCTGAAGGAACGCAGTGCCTTCGGCAAGCCGCTCATCGAGCAGTCCTCGCTGCTGTTCCGGCTGGCGGACATGGAAATGAAGCTCCAAACCGCACGCACCATGCTGTGGCGCGCCGCTGATGCGCTGGACCGCGGCGCTCCCGACGTCGTTACGCTTTGCGCCATTGCCAAGCGGGTGGCAACCGACAATGCGTTCGCTGTGGCCAATGACGCGCTGCAGCTGCACGGCGGCTACGGCTACCTCTCGGAATACGGCCTGGAAAAGATTGTCCGGGACCTGCGGGTCCATCAAATACTGGAAGGCTCCAACGAAATCATGCAGCTAATTGTTGGCCGGACGCTGGCGGAGGCCTGA